The following proteins are encoded in a genomic region of Blastococcus colisei:
- a CDS encoding MFS transporter, with product MSAPATVRSATRRLVALTALRWLPVGLTTPITVLLAQARGLSLADIGLLFTVHGLVVLALELPTGGLADVLGRRVVVVAGALLHLVSCVVYATATSFAGFLAGVLLLGLGRALDSGPVEAWYVDTVHALDPGGDVAPGLARHSAADGGGLAVGAVVGGFLPALLGGTDGAALAVPYVAAAVLDVVFVAAVLRLLTEDRPPRAGRVAAALGAGLRAVPGTVAGAVRLSVTDGPMRLVLLLTAVGGLGLVGCELLGPVRFAELAGGADGGAAVYGVVLAISFAAAAVGAIATPALRRLLGGSTRTTCVALSVLGAGATALFAGPDLLLVAAAGFALYYVAHGSSWPLLSAVLHTRVPAEVRATAVSAMSLAMALGGVVGNLAVPRLAAMTSVSTALLVIAAVLALGAVACLWLPHSTRDEAAVAAGNPAPV from the coding sequence GTGAGCGCGCCGGCGACGGTCCGTTCGGCAACCCGCCGGCTGGTCGCCCTCACCGCACTGCGGTGGCTGCCGGTCGGCCTGACCACCCCGATCACCGTGCTGCTCGCCCAGGCGCGGGGGCTCTCCCTCGCCGACATCGGTCTGCTGTTCACGGTGCACGGGCTCGTCGTCCTCGCGCTGGAGCTGCCGACCGGCGGGCTGGCCGACGTCCTCGGCCGCCGCGTGGTCGTCGTCGCCGGAGCCCTGCTGCACCTGGTCTCGTGCGTGGTCTACGCGACCGCCACCAGCTTCGCCGGATTCCTCGCCGGCGTGCTGCTGCTCGGGCTCGGCCGCGCGCTGGATTCCGGCCCGGTCGAGGCCTGGTACGTCGACACCGTCCACGCCCTGGACCCGGGGGGCGACGTCGCGCCCGGGCTGGCCAGGCACTCCGCCGCCGACGGCGGCGGCCTGGCGGTGGGCGCCGTCGTCGGCGGCTTCCTCCCCGCCCTGCTCGGCGGGACGGACGGCGCCGCGCTCGCCGTGCCCTACGTCGCGGCGGCGGTCCTCGACGTCGTCTTCGTGGCGGCCGTCCTGCGGCTGCTCACCGAGGACCGCCCGCCGCGCGCGGGCCGCGTCGCCGCGGCGCTGGGCGCCGGCCTGCGGGCCGTGCCGGGCACGGTGGCCGGCGCGGTGCGGCTGTCGGTCACCGACGGCCCGATGCGCCTGGTCCTCCTGCTCACCGCCGTCGGCGGCCTCGGCCTGGTCGGCTGCGAGCTGCTCGGGCCGGTGCGGTTCGCCGAGCTGGCCGGAGGGGCCGACGGCGGCGCCGCGGTCTACGGCGTGGTGCTGGCGATCTCGTTCGCCGCGGCGGCGGTTGGGGCGATAGCGACCCCGGCGCTGCGCAGGCTGCTCGGCGGCTCCACGCGGACGACGTGCGTGGCGCTCTCGGTGCTCGGTGCCGGGGCGACGGCCCTGTTCGCGGGGCCCGATCTCCTGCTCGTCGCCGCGGCCGGCTTCGCGCTCTACTACGTCGCGCACGGTTCGAGCTGGCCGCTGCTCAGCGCGGTGCTGCACACGCGGGTTCCCGCGGAGGTGCGGGCGACCGCGGTCTCGGCGATGTCGCTGGCGATGGCCCTCGGTGGCGTCGTCGGCAATCTTGCTGTCCCCCGGCTGGCGGCGATGACCAGTGTGTCGACCGCGCTGCTGGTGATCGCCGCCGTCCTGGCGCTCGGTGCGGTCGCGTGCCTGTGGCTGCCGCACTCCACCCGCGACGAGGCCGCCGTGGCGGCCGGCAACCCCGCTCCGGTCTGA
- a CDS encoding winged helix-turn-helix domain-containing protein, translated as MPVEPFIEPAVQVTDVRALRALAHPLRNRLLGHLRLHGPSTASQLGRAVGESSGSTSYHLRQLAAYGFVEEDEGRGSARERWWRARHRMTSWQRSGIAAQEGGEEVQDEMSRLQADLHGRVLSTWHVQKNRLDPAWVGAASMSDYALQLRPDQARALADELDAVVMRWLDAHPGDTPAEGTELVFVLSTVVPVQEWPS; from the coding sequence GTGCCCGTTGAACCGTTCATCGAGCCCGCCGTCCAGGTGACCGATGTGCGTGCCCTCCGCGCCCTCGCCCATCCCCTGCGCAACCGCCTGCTGGGCCACCTCCGGCTGCACGGCCCGTCGACGGCGAGCCAGCTCGGCCGGGCGGTCGGCGAGAGCAGCGGCTCGACCAGCTACCACCTGCGGCAGCTGGCGGCCTACGGCTTCGTCGAGGAGGACGAGGGACGCGGCAGCGCGCGGGAACGGTGGTGGCGGGCGCGGCACCGGATGACCAGCTGGCAGCGCTCCGGCATCGCCGCGCAGGAGGGGGGCGAGGAGGTCCAGGACGAGATGTCGCGCCTCCAGGCCGATCTGCACGGTCGGGTGCTGAGCACCTGGCACGTGCAGAAGAACCGGCTGGATCCGGCATGGGTGGGCGCGGCCTCGATGAGCGACTACGCCCTGCAGCTGCGCCCGGACCAGGCCCGCGCCCTCGCCGACGAGCTGGACGCCGTCGTCATGCGCTGGCTGGACGCGCATCCGGGGGACACCCCCGCCGAGGGCACCGAACTGGTTTTCGTGCTCAGCACCGTGGTCCCGGTGCAGGAGTGGCCGTCGTGA
- a CDS encoding pirin family protein, translating into MPAVTVEDTTTLARVPVPAPGTVRRRTRSVTTAPSGFEGEGFPVRRAFAGVDLRDLDPFIHMDQMGEVEYAPGEPKGTSWHPHRGFETVTYIIDGTFEHADSHGGGGTISNGDTQWMTAGGGVLHIERPPEHLVVSGGLFHGLQLWVNLPRAQKWVEPRYQDLRADESVLLASPDAGAFLRVIAGDVAGHTGPGSTYTPMAMVHATVSPGATLDLPWRPDFNALVYVLSGAGSVGIDGAPVRTGQLAVLGPGDTVTINGAVHQESRTPALDVVILGGAPIREPIAMYGPFVMNSRQEVMDAFTDFQAGRLGSIPAAYGGREPVPHADVRGETGQATPPTPRA; encoded by the coding sequence ATGCCTGCCGTGACCGTCGAGGACACCACCACCCTGGCCCGCGTCCCGGTGCCCGCACCCGGGACCGTCCGGCGCCGCACCCGCTCGGTCACCACCGCGCCGTCCGGCTTCGAGGGCGAGGGCTTTCCGGTCCGCCGCGCCTTCGCCGGTGTCGACCTCCGCGACCTCGACCCCTTCATCCACATGGACCAGATGGGCGAGGTCGAGTACGCCCCCGGTGAGCCCAAGGGCACCAGCTGGCACCCGCACCGCGGATTCGAGACCGTCACCTACATCATCGACGGCACGTTCGAGCACGCCGACTCCCACGGCGGTGGGGGCACGATCAGCAACGGCGACACGCAGTGGATGACCGCCGGCGGCGGCGTCCTGCACATCGAGCGCCCGCCGGAGCACCTCGTGGTCAGCGGCGGGCTGTTCCACGGCCTCCAGCTGTGGGTGAACCTGCCTCGCGCCCAGAAGTGGGTGGAGCCGCGCTACCAGGACCTGCGCGCCGACGAGTCGGTGCTGCTGGCCAGCCCGGACGCCGGCGCCTTCCTCCGGGTGATCGCCGGGGACGTCGCCGGCCACACCGGCCCGGGCTCCACCTACACGCCCATGGCGATGGTGCACGCCACCGTCTCTCCTGGCGCCACCCTCGACCTGCCGTGGCGCCCGGACTTCAACGCGCTGGTCTACGTGCTCTCCGGCGCCGGCTCGGTGGGCATCGACGGCGCCCCGGTCCGGACCGGTCAGCTCGCCGTCCTCGGCCCCGGCGACACGGTGACCATCAACGGCGCCGTCCACCAGGAGTCGCGCACTCCGGCGCTGGACGTCGTCATCCTCGGCGGCGCGCCGATCCGCGAGCCGATCGCGATGTACGGGCCGTTCGTCATGAACAGCCGCCAGGAGGTCATGGACGCGTTCACCGACTTCCAGGCCGGGCGGCTCGGCTCGATCCCCGCCGCCTACGGAGGCCGTGAACCGGTTCCCCATGCTGATGTCCGGGGCGAGACTGGGCAGGCGACGCCGCCGACTCCCCGCGCCTGA
- a CDS encoding pirin family protein produces the protein MSNLDRRPAAREMGGLEATAAGPAMDLLPGKEVLLGESTRVRRLLPTLGRRMVGAWAFVDHYGPDDVTSSAGMQVAPHPHTGLQTVSWLLEGQVHHRDSVGSDVVFGPGQLALMTAGHGIAHSEQSPVVHPRFLHGAQLWVALPDAHREVAPHFQHHATLPGFRSDGLTATVLMGSVGGVISPGTAYSPLVGADLRLTPGADVELPLEPDFEYAVLAAGGSATVEGAPVAHGAMLYLGTGRRTVRLRAEEAASLLLLGGEPFEEQLVMWWNFVGRSGEEIADYAELWNAEDDRFGVVVGYDGDRLPAPSLPAMPLKARGRVR, from the coding sequence ATGAGCAACCTCGACCGCCGCCCGGCCGCCCGCGAGATGGGCGGCCTCGAGGCCACCGCGGCCGGCCCGGCGATGGACCTGCTGCCGGGCAAGGAGGTGCTGCTCGGCGAGAGCACCCGAGTCCGGCGGCTGCTGCCCACCCTGGGACGGCGGATGGTCGGTGCCTGGGCGTTCGTCGACCACTACGGCCCGGACGACGTCACCTCCTCGGCCGGCATGCAGGTGGCCCCGCACCCACACACCGGACTGCAGACGGTCTCCTGGCTGCTCGAGGGCCAGGTGCACCACCGGGACTCCGTCGGCAGCGACGTGGTGTTCGGTCCCGGTCAGCTGGCGCTCATGACGGCCGGGCACGGCATCGCCCACTCCGAGCAGTCGCCGGTTGTGCACCCCCGATTCCTGCACGGCGCCCAGCTCTGGGTCGCGCTGCCGGACGCGCACCGCGAGGTGGCTCCGCACTTCCAGCACCACGCGACGCTGCCCGGCTTCCGCTCCGACGGGCTGACGGCCACGGTGCTCATGGGCTCGGTCGGCGGTGTCATCTCCCCGGGCACCGCCTACAGCCCGCTGGTGGGCGCCGACCTGAGGCTGACCCCTGGCGCCGATGTCGAACTGCCCCTCGAGCCGGACTTCGAGTACGCCGTGCTGGCCGCCGGCGGGTCGGCGACCGTCGAGGGCGCCCCCGTGGCGCACGGCGCGATGCTCTACCTGGGCACCGGCCGGCGGACCGTGCGGCTGCGGGCGGAGGAGGCCGCGAGCCTGCTGTTGCTGGGCGGAGAGCCGTTCGAGGAGCAGCTGGTCATGTGGTGGAACTTCGTCGGCCGGTCGGGTGAGGAGATCGCCGACTACGCCGAGCTCTGGAACGCCGAGGACGACCGCTTCGGCGTCGTCGTCGGGTACGACGGCGACCGGCTGCCCGCTCCCTCGCTCCCGGCGATGCCGCTCAAGGCCCGTGGGCGGGTGCGGTGA
- a CDS encoding PPOX class F420-dependent oxidoreductase, translating to MAASIDPRMLAFVAENRWGVLATTKQDGRPQLSNVGYAYDSGAQLIRVSVTADRAKTRNLQRDPRVTLHVASSDFWTWVAVEGTAELTPPAADPHDATVEELITYYRGISGEHENWDEYRAAMVADRRLVVRFRPEHAYGQLRG from the coding sequence ATGGCCGCCTCCATCGACCCCCGGATGCTCGCATTCGTCGCGGAGAACCGCTGGGGCGTGCTGGCCACCACCAAGCAGGACGGCCGCCCTCAGCTGTCCAACGTCGGCTACGCCTACGACTCCGGCGCGCAGCTGATCCGGGTCTCGGTGACCGCCGACCGGGCCAAGACCCGCAACCTGCAGCGAGACCCGCGGGTGACGCTGCACGTGGCCTCGTCGGACTTCTGGACCTGGGTCGCCGTGGAGGGCACCGCGGAGCTCACCCCGCCGGCGGCCGACCCGCACGATGCCACGGTCGAGGAGCTGATCACCTACTACCGCGGCATCAGCGGCGAGCACGAGAACTGGGACGAGTACCGCGCCGCCATGGTCGCCGACCGGCGCCTCGTCGTCCGGTTCCGGCCCGAGCACGCCTACGGTCAGCTGCGCGGCTGA
- a CDS encoding VOC family protein translates to MPTRDTPWPDGTPCWVDYGAADFDATKTFYSSVFGWEYSGGEPEFGGYLTVLRNGRMAGGMGPQQDPDDPPKWTTYFAADDAAATAARIRDAGGTVLVEPMEVGPMGTMVIARDPQGNVFGLWQSGVNTGVQIHNEAGALAWNEAMVADTAAAKEFYSAVFGFTFDQMEAEMAGEGMDYATFTKGANPLGGLGASDPSMPTGWLTCFSVASADEAVAAVEAGGGTVTTPPMDTPFGRFAIVEDPWGAAFEVMQDPPA, encoded by the coding sequence ATGCCCACACGCGACACCCCGTGGCCCGACGGCACGCCCTGCTGGGTCGACTACGGCGCCGCTGACTTCGACGCCACGAAAACCTTCTACTCGTCCGTCTTCGGCTGGGAGTACAGCGGCGGGGAGCCGGAGTTCGGCGGCTACCTCACCGTGCTGCGCAACGGCCGGATGGCCGGCGGCATGGGCCCGCAGCAGGACCCGGACGACCCACCCAAGTGGACGACGTACTTCGCGGCCGACGATGCCGCCGCGACCGCTGCCCGGATCAGGGATGCCGGCGGCACCGTGCTCGTCGAGCCGATGGAGGTCGGGCCGATGGGCACGATGGTCATCGCGCGCGACCCTCAGGGGAACGTCTTCGGCCTCTGGCAGTCGGGCGTCAACACCGGCGTCCAGATCCACAACGAGGCGGGTGCGCTCGCCTGGAACGAGGCGATGGTCGCCGACACCGCTGCAGCCAAGGAGTTCTACTCCGCCGTCTTCGGCTTCACCTTCGACCAGATGGAGGCCGAGATGGCCGGCGAAGGCATGGACTACGCCACCTTCACCAAGGGCGCGAACCCGTTGGGCGGCCTGGGCGCCTCGGACCCGAGCATGCCGACGGGCTGGCTGACCTGCTTCTCGGTGGCGTCGGCCGACGAGGCGGTGGCCGCGGTCGAGGCGGGGGGCGGCACGGTGACGACGCCCCCGATGGACACACCGTTCGGGCGTTTCGCGATCGTCGAGGACCCGTGGGGCGCGGCGTTCGAGGTCATGCAGGACCCGCCGGCCTGA
- a CDS encoding TPM domain-containing protein, translating into MRRLFVVLGVSALLVLSGGTALADPPFRLDEQVVDLVGALSGNESQVDDALEELRAEDGTQLFVVFVNSFDGSDGDEWADATAELSQLGGSDALLAVAVVDGAYGFKLPESSTLTDAEVAQVVEPAFREGDFAGGVAAFADLLGTDGSSGTVAGESGSEGSGGGGALLVVGGIAVVGGGVYLVSRSRRRAREGQPPPVTRLEGADPYEGTTTEQLQFRASSALLELDEAMKTSQLDLDFARSQYGEEAVAGFGTALATSRDELSRAFALRQQLDDDMGERGTGTDEPTTRQMLGEMLRLTEAAGARLDEQAAAFAELRDLEHTAPQVLDALSPRLAELRARIPQEEQRLAQLQQRFAASAVAAVADNVTEARARLAAAEQEVQEARTALTSDEPGTAVGDIRAAEDAVAQTATLLDAVGRLAADLDAAGGRVAAVRAETEKDLAEARSLIASGDSSGLRPQIARAEAALASADEALAGAQPDPLAALRQLEEADIALEQALVHARDAQTQVRRAAAALDQAVMTARSTIAAAADFISTRRGAVGPEARTRLAEAQRHLDVAVDMGRDDPVTALREAHQATTLAQSALDRAQDDVSSWSGGPGGFGGGYGGGYRRGGVDLGSLVLGGILLGGGRGGGYGGGFGGGGFGGGGFGGGGFGGGRSGGGSFGGGGRSGGGRF; encoded by the coding sequence GTGCGCCGGCTGTTCGTCGTCCTGGGCGTGTCCGCCCTGCTCGTGCTGAGCGGCGGCACGGCGCTGGCCGACCCGCCCTTCCGGCTCGACGAGCAGGTGGTCGACCTGGTCGGTGCACTCAGCGGGAACGAGTCGCAGGTCGACGACGCGCTGGAGGAACTCCGCGCGGAGGACGGGACGCAGCTGTTCGTCGTCTTCGTCAACAGCTTCGACGGGTCCGATGGTGACGAGTGGGCGGATGCGACCGCCGAGCTGTCGCAGCTGGGCGGCAGCGACGCGCTCCTCGCCGTCGCGGTGGTCGACGGCGCGTACGGGTTCAAGCTGCCGGAGAGCTCCACCCTGACCGACGCCGAGGTGGCACAGGTCGTCGAGCCGGCGTTCCGCGAGGGCGACTTCGCCGGCGGGGTGGCCGCCTTCGCCGATCTCCTGGGCACCGACGGCTCGTCCGGGACCGTGGCCGGGGAGAGCGGATCCGAGGGCTCCGGCGGCGGTGGCGCGCTCCTGGTCGTCGGCGGCATCGCCGTGGTGGGGGGCGGGGTCTACCTGGTGAGCCGTTCGCGGCGGCGCGCGCGCGAGGGTCAGCCGCCCCCGGTGACCCGGCTCGAGGGGGCCGACCCCTACGAGGGCACCACGACCGAGCAGCTGCAGTTCCGGGCCAGCAGCGCGCTGCTGGAGCTGGACGAGGCGATGAAGACCTCGCAGCTGGACCTCGACTTCGCGCGCTCGCAGTACGGCGAGGAGGCGGTGGCCGGGTTCGGGACGGCGCTCGCGACCTCCCGCGACGAGCTGTCCCGCGCGTTCGCCCTGCGCCAGCAGCTGGACGACGACATGGGTGAGCGGGGGACCGGCACGGACGAGCCGACCACGCGGCAGATGCTGGGGGAGATGCTGCGGCTCACCGAGGCCGCCGGCGCGCGGCTGGACGAGCAGGCCGCCGCCTTCGCCGAGCTGCGCGACCTCGAGCACACCGCGCCCCAGGTGCTGGACGCGCTCTCCCCGCGCCTGGCCGAGCTGCGCGCCCGGATCCCGCAGGAGGAGCAGCGCCTGGCGCAGCTGCAGCAGCGCTTCGCCGCCTCCGCGGTGGCCGCGGTGGCCGACAACGTCACCGAGGCGCGGGCGCGGCTGGCCGCGGCCGAGCAGGAGGTGCAGGAAGCCCGCACGGCGCTGACCTCGGACGAGCCGGGCACCGCGGTGGGCGACATCCGGGCGGCTGAGGACGCCGTCGCCCAGACCGCCACGCTGCTCGACGCCGTCGGTCGGCTGGCGGCCGACCTGGACGCGGCCGGCGGCCGGGTGGCGGCCGTCCGCGCGGAGACGGAGAAGGACCTGGCCGAGGCGCGGTCGCTGATCGCCTCCGGCGACAGCAGCGGGCTGCGGCCGCAGATCGCCCGCGCGGAGGCCGCGCTCGCCTCCGCTGACGAGGCGCTCGCCGGCGCGCAGCCGGACCCGCTGGCCGCCCTCCGGCAGCTCGAGGAGGCCGACATCGCGCTGGAGCAGGCGCTGGTGCACGCCCGGGACGCGCAGACGCAGGTCCGGCGCGCGGCGGCCGCGCTCGACCAGGCCGTGATGACGGCGCGGTCGACGATCGCGGCCGCGGCGGACTTCATCAGCACCCGCCGTGGTGCGGTGGGCCCCGAGGCCCGGACGCGGCTGGCCGAGGCCCAGCGCCACCTCGATGTCGCCGTCGACATGGGCCGCGATGACCCGGTGACCGCGCTGCGCGAGGCGCACCAGGCGACGACGCTGGCGCAGTCGGCGCTGGACCGTGCCCAGGACGACGTCTCCAGCTGGTCCGGAGGGCCAGGCGGATTCGGGGGCGGCTACGGCGGTGGGTACCGGCGGGGCGGAGTCGACCTCGGCAGCCTGGTGCTCGGCGGGATCCTGCTCGGTGGCGGCCGGGGAGGTGGCTACGGCGGCGGCTTCGGGGGCGGCGGTTTCGGGGGCGGCGGTTTCGGCGGCGGCGGTTTCGGCGGCGGGCGATCGGGTGGCGGCAGCTTCGGCGGCGGCGGCAGGAGCGGGGGCGGCCGGTTCTGA
- a CDS encoding Rieske (2Fe-2S) protein, protein MPESDRLPAADLPPGTVRRAGDWAVGNRGPAGDDRYFAVSRRCRHQLADLAEGSIDADGCLVCPWHQSRYDVRTGEMVEGPKGFLGYHGPTPVYTQLVQLLGRIARLRVRRAVRRGDDVVVRE, encoded by the coding sequence GTGCCAGAATCCGACCGCCTGCCCGCCGCCGATCTGCCGCCAGGGACGGTCCGCCGTGCCGGCGACTGGGCGGTGGGCAACCGGGGACCTGCCGGGGACGACCGGTACTTCGCGGTCTCGCGCAGGTGCCGGCACCAGCTCGCCGACCTGGCCGAGGGCAGCATCGACGCCGACGGGTGCCTGGTCTGCCCGTGGCACCAGAGCCGCTACGACGTCCGCACCGGGGAGATGGTCGAGGGCCCGAAGGGCTTCCTGGGCTACCACGGCCCGACGCCGGTCTACACCCAGCTCGTGCAGCTGCTCGGCCGGATCGCGCGGCTCCGCGTCCGCCGGGCGGTCCGGCGCGGCGACGACGTCGTCGTCCGCGAATAG
- a CDS encoding ABC transporter ATP-binding protein, whose translation MTTPSPAASAPAEPLLQVRGLKVHFPIKRGIVFDRTVGHVRAVDGVDLAIDRGTTYGLVGESGCGKSTLGRAILRLEEPTAGKVIFDGTDVASLRGEPLRHMRQRMQMVFQDPLGSLDPRQNVESLLSEPLRAHGLGGGTKGIAEKIRGLLDAVGLPSAALRRYPHEFSGGQRQRIGIARAITLEPDLLIADEPVSALDVSVQAQVLNLLEELQERLGLTYLVIAHDLAVVRHISDVVGVMYLGSLVEQASADDLYEQPLHPYTRSLMSAVPVPDPEIEERRERILLAGDLPSPANPPSGCRFHTRCPWRQETRCDDEVPVLRELAPGRLVSCHWAEEIRDGRLLPRSPEEVAATQGVAVRATGATGELEKDALLQGVDEPIERR comes from the coding sequence ATGACGACCCCCAGCCCGGCAGCGAGCGCGCCGGCAGAGCCGCTGCTGCAGGTCCGCGGCCTGAAGGTCCACTTCCCGATCAAGCGCGGGATCGTCTTCGATCGCACGGTCGGCCACGTGCGCGCCGTCGACGGGGTCGACCTCGCCATCGACCGGGGCACGACCTACGGCCTGGTGGGCGAGTCCGGCTGCGGCAAGTCGACGCTGGGCCGGGCGATCCTGCGCCTGGAGGAGCCCACCGCGGGGAAGGTGATCTTCGACGGCACCGACGTGGCCTCGCTCAGGGGCGAGCCGCTGCGGCACATGCGCCAGCGCATGCAGATGGTCTTCCAGGACCCGCTGGGCAGCCTGGACCCGCGACAGAACGTCGAGTCGCTGCTGTCCGAGCCGCTTCGCGCGCACGGCCTGGGCGGGGGCACGAAGGGCATCGCGGAGAAGATCCGCGGGCTGCTGGACGCCGTGGGACTGCCGTCGGCAGCGCTGCGCCGGTACCCGCACGAGTTCTCCGGCGGGCAGCGCCAGCGCATCGGCATCGCGCGGGCGATCACGCTGGAACCGGACCTGCTCATCGCCGACGAGCCGGTCTCCGCGCTCGACGTGTCGGTGCAGGCCCAGGTGCTGAACCTGCTCGAGGAGCTGCAGGAGCGGCTCGGCCTCACCTACCTGGTCATCGCGCACGACCTCGCGGTGGTGCGGCACATCAGCGATGTCGTGGGGGTCATGTACCTGGGCTCGCTGGTCGAGCAGGCTTCGGCCGACGACCTGTACGAGCAGCCGCTGCACCCCTACACGCGTTCCCTCATGAGCGCCGTCCCGGTGCCCGATCCCGAGATCGAGGAGCGGCGCGAGCGCATCCTGCTCGCCGGCGACCTGCCGTCGCCGGCGAATCCGCCCAGCGGCTGCCGCTTCCACACCCGCTGCCCGTGGCGCCAGGAGACGCGGTGCGACGACGAGGTGCCGGTGCTCCGCGAGCTGGCGCCCGGTCGGCTGGTCAGCTGCCACTGGGCCGAGGAGATCCGCGACGGACGGCTGCTGCCCAGGTCGCCGGAGGAGGTCGCCGCCACCCAGGGCGTCGCCGTCCGGGCGACGGGCGCCACGGGAGAGCTCGAGAAGGACGCGCTGCTGCAGGGCGTGGACGAGCCGATCGAGCGCCGCTGA
- a CDS encoding ABC transporter ATP-binding protein, whose product MSTQESLGSVPVPVPVPVPVPVLEVEDLAVTFSRRGEQATKAVDGVSFTVAPGETVGLVGESGCGKSVTSLAIMGLLPGRGVQVAGSVRLNGQELIGADVGMLRRLRGSDMAMVFQDPLSSLNPTVPIGTQVTEVLLEHRDMSKKDAADEAVRLLDKVGIPDPGRRLKEYPHQLSGGMRQRALIAMALSCSPRLLIADEPTTALDVTIQAQILELLRELVVDTGTALVMITHDLGVVAGLCDRVHVMYSGKIIETADRRDLFARPRQPYTGGLLASVPRLDSGRGTPLTPIRGSARDAIPWSQGCAFAPRCDNAQDDCLTEVSGQVVPLEYDGPGRELRCRHPIEYPASPSGATASGAAR is encoded by the coding sequence GTGAGTACGCAGGAGTCGCTGGGCTCGGTGCCGGTGCCGGTGCCGGTGCCGGTGCCGGTGCCGGTGCTCGAGGTCGAGGATCTCGCGGTCACCTTCTCCCGGCGTGGCGAGCAGGCGACCAAGGCGGTGGACGGCGTCAGCTTCACCGTGGCTCCCGGGGAGACGGTCGGCCTGGTCGGCGAGTCCGGCTGCGGCAAGTCGGTCACCTCGCTGGCGATCATGGGACTCCTGCCCGGGCGGGGCGTGCAGGTGGCCGGCTCCGTGCGGCTGAACGGCCAGGAGCTCATCGGCGCCGACGTCGGGATGCTGCGGCGGCTGCGCGGATCCGACATGGCGATGGTCTTCCAGGACCCGCTGTCCTCGCTCAACCCGACGGTCCCGATCGGCACCCAGGTCACCGAGGTGCTCCTCGAGCACCGGGACATGTCCAAGAAGGACGCCGCCGACGAGGCGGTCCGCCTCCTGGACAAGGTGGGCATCCCCGACCCGGGGCGGCGGCTCAAGGAGTACCCGCACCAGCTGTCGGGCGGCATGCGCCAGCGTGCGCTGATCGCGATGGCGCTGTCCTGCTCACCGCGCCTGCTCATCGCCGACGAACCGACCACCGCCCTCGACGTCACCATCCAGGCGCAGATCCTCGAGCTGCTGCGCGAGCTGGTCGTCGACACCGGCACCGCGCTGGTCATGATCACCCACGATCTGGGCGTCGTCGCCGGGCTCTGCGACCGGGTGCACGTGATGTACTCGGGGAAGATCATCGAGACCGCCGACCGGCGCGACCTCTTCGCCCGGCCCCGCCAGCCCTACACCGGCGGGCTGCTCGCCTCCGTACCCCGGCTCGACTCCGGCCGGGGTACGCCGCTGACCCCCATCCGCGGCTCGGCCCGCGACGCCATCCCGTGGTCGCAGGGCTGCGCCTTCGCACCGCGGTGCGATAACGCCCAGGACGACTGCCTCACCGAGGTGTCGGGGCAGGTCGTGCCGCTGGAGTACGACGGTCCCGGCCGGGAACTGCGCTGCCGCCACCCCATCGAGTACCCAGCATCACCGTCCGGTGCCACCGCCTCCGGAGCCGCCCGATGA
- a CDS encoding ABC transporter permease, whose product MGDVKRRRIDELAARAGQVPEGEGGVSLIKSAFRRLRRDPVAITGAVIVVVFLLVAAFAPWLAPRDPLAQTLLFQIRPGFIPGAQEGFPLGVDNLGRDLLSRLIWGSRQSLMIGVVSTVLGVVVGMALGVLAGAFGGWVDTLVMRFVDILLSIPGLLMAISISVLLGANQYALMIAIAVTQVPIFARLLRGSMLAQRGSDYAVAARALGVKKGRIVFGHVLPNSVSPVIVQATLSLATAIIEAAALSFLGLGDPDLARPEWGAMLAYAQDFLSVRPELAMYPALCIIVVALGFTLLGESLREALDPKFRR is encoded by the coding sequence ATGGGCGACGTCAAGCGCCGGCGGATCGACGAGCTGGCGGCCAGGGCCGGTCAGGTGCCCGAGGGCGAGGGTGGGGTCTCGCTCATCAAGAGCGCGTTCCGGCGGCTGCGCCGCGACCCGGTGGCGATCACCGGCGCGGTCATCGTCGTCGTCTTCCTGCTCGTCGCCGCCTTCGCGCCCTGGCTGGCGCCGCGCGACCCACTGGCCCAGACGCTGCTGTTCCAGATCCGGCCGGGCTTCATCCCGGGCGCTCAGGAGGGGTTCCCGCTGGGCGTGGACAACCTCGGCCGCGACCTGCTGTCGCGGCTGATCTGGGGATCCCGCCAGTCGTTGATGATCGGCGTGGTCTCGACCGTGCTCGGCGTGGTCGTCGGCATGGCGCTGGGCGTGCTGGCCGGCGCCTTCGGTGGCTGGGTGGACACGCTGGTCATGCGCTTCGTCGACATCCTGCTGTCTATCCCGGGCCTGCTGATGGCGATCAGCATCTCGGTGCTCCTGGGTGCCAACCAGTACGCCCTGATGATCGCCATCGCGGTCACCCAGGTGCCGATCTTCGCGCGGCTGCTGCGGGGCTCGATGCTCGCCCAACGCGGCAGCGACTACGCCGTCGCGGCACGGGCCCTGGGGGTGAAGAAGGGCCGGATCGTGTTCGGCCACGTGCTGCCGAACTCCGTCTCGCCGGTCATCGTGCAGGCGACGCTGTCGCTGGCGACCGCCATCATCGAGGCCGCGGCGCTGTCGTTCCTCGGCCTCGGTGACCCCGACCTGGCCCGGCCGGAGTGGGGCGCCATGCTGGCCTATGCGCAGGACTTCCTGTCGGTGCGCCCCGAGCTCGCGATGTACCCGGCCCTCTGCATCATCGTGGTGGCCCTCGGCTTCACCCTGCTCGGGGAGTCGCTGCGCGAGGCCCTCGACCCGAAGTTCCGGAGGTGA